Genomic window (Daucus carota subsp. sativus chromosome 5, DH1 v3.0, whole genome shotgun sequence):
TCGCGAGAACATGAGACGCAAGCTTCGTGCCTCAAAAGTATTCACTTGTCTCCTTAGATTGCTGGATGAAAGTAATATACTACTAATCAGTATTGCACTTTTAAAAACTAATCAAGAAATTTCTTTAGCAACTAACTGATGATACTACCCTGCAGCATCCCTCTTATTAATAAGAGGTCAAATGTGAAAAAcaagaaattaaataaaatacaagTTCACACCCTGGTATGAGATGCAAGGAATTTTCGTTCTCCATATCAAGTGACTCTTTTACCTGTATACAAACACACCATGAATGGGATTATTAGGATGCTATTTTGACATATTTAACTTTCATATCTTCAagtaaaaaatacttataagtTACTACAGTGTTAATGAAATAGTTAACATATAAATGATTTTAACATATAAACAATATTAACTTATAAGCTACTTATAAGATTACCAATTTGGAAAACAAACAGGGCATATGCCTAATCTGGGTTCAAAGTTAAACTTAAACAGGAAAGATGTCAAGTTCCGCGGAGATCACGGTCTGAGACCACACACTGCCCCAATCGGTAAATAAACCATTTTTAACACCATAAGTAAAGAATCTGAATAACTAAACAAGAGAGAGTAAAGAATCCGAATATGCAAGCCAAATTCAGTAACATTGAAATTGCCAAATTGGTACAACAGATAATACCAGATagatttatgttatttttttttcaaaacgtAGCATGCTGTGAAATTACAGAGAACATGGTGGGAGCCTGTTTGTTTTGTTATAAGTAACttataagtaaaaaaaatagcGAAAGCTACCAAAAAGACATCCGAAAAAAGTCTGGACTGACAACCTTATTAGAAGCTAGATCCTTGATGAGGAAGAGCCTGAGCAGAGCCGATATGTCCAGCCCCTCCCTtgaaaacaacaaaaacaaagaaCATTTAGTAAAGATAATCGTCAAGTAGAAATGACAAGGGGAACATTAAGTAGAAAGATAATCTTCATGACTACTACTATTGTCCTTAAGCTGTTCTAACTGTCCAGGAGCTGACATTCTCAAATTCAACAactaaatcaatatacttatacaaaggagaagcgaggggcgtgtaggtggcgcctctcacatcgctccgttctatttttctaattttctggaatttttggataaaaaatatcaaaaattagaactaccatttttagtttcgggtatattagaagcaagttccaaaatatcaaaaattacctttttttagtttcgggtatattagaagcaagtttcagaatctgattttgtttcagattatttatggaatatagtagtttaaaaattttaatctgattttgtttcaaattaataaaaaatatcaaaaattagaactatcttttttagtggtatattagaagcaagtttcggaatctgattttgtttcaaattatttttgaaatatagtagtttgaaagttttaatctaattttgtttcagattatttaattatgggaaaaacaaattatttatggaatatagtagttttaaagttttaatctgattttgtttctgattatttaattatgggaaagagtagcacacaagtctctctgcgcCTATAAATACCTTTATAGAtcgtaggattttggatcatctaaacacaacctcttctctctcaataccacaaacctacctctCTCTCCTGATAGTTCTTTTACTCGATTTTTAGAGGAGAAGCTAGGagcgtgtaggtggcgtctctcacatcgctccgttctattttttcaattttttggaattcttggatgaaaaatatcaaaaattgaaaccaccttttttagtttcgagtatattagaagcacaatcaatacaaaaaaaatggaggaaggtgacaatgtaagaacatgattacttttcaaaaaaataataataaataaaattaagattcgtcatactttaaattgttaattacatgtataaatttattttcattttttcaccatgaattatagtctaattttgcaattttatatattagtattgatattatttcaagatttttacaatataaatttattttatcctacaaatattaattttgaaacattaatatactttttataggcaaccacaaaattattttattctacaaatattaatattgaatattaatataattttataggccgccgcaacgtgcggtttctcaactagttgttATTAAACTAATTCTGTGATTGAGTCAGTTGTTGCACTTACTATAATGACTGAATATTAGTAGTAATGGATATACAGATAGAGTGTTGTTTATATGCACAAAATATGCATTATGAGTAAACAGAAGCGCGTTGTTGTGGAAAATATGTAACGCTGCTACTGCAACAAAAATAGATTGCAAACCCACACCCCAAAAAACAGTTGTCAGTGTAGGAGTTTTCCTCCTATCTTGCATTTTTACTTTAATTTTCCTTTCTACTTTTTATGAAATGCTCATTattaaaaatacttattttGCAAAACTTctaaaataagtatttttttttcctctcCGAAAGATATATGATAttccatatttttattaaattttagacTTAATTGCTAGATCCTTTATCCATGGCACACGAGACTTGATCCcgaagatattattattatgtaagAATTTATTTATAACCGAAAgatagtttttaatatattagtttgGGGAACTGcttaataatttatgatttattatgtatacaaatcattaatataataataaattttttaaatttattttaagaattattattatatatatttataaactcaAATTTCAAACACTAGAATAAATCCATGAGTCAAGTTTCACGTTATAAATCAAACCTTAACCTTAACTTGTAAATTTATTACACAAATGATACAAATAAGTTGATTTTGATCTATAACTTGGTATTTAGATCTCCTTAGCTGACTAAAATGGGAAAATTCAGCAAAAGTTTTTGAACATTTAATCGCATGGATGTCAAGTAAATCGTATAATGAGTAATGACCGTGGTTTGTATAGGTTAAATCAGACCGGTAAAAGATCGAAACAAATAATCATTAATGAGTAATGACCATGATTTGTATAGTTTAAATCAAACCCGTAAAAGATCGAAATCGAGGGTTGGATACTGAATCTGGAGAGATTCTTGCAGTAGTATGGTGTTTCCTAGAAAAGATGAACAAAAAGACAGAAGAGTATAGTAACACAGGATCTGTTAAAACTTAGCATAGAAGCATGGCACAGTAACATCAGAGATAGCCAAGTTCCCAGCTACTTCCTTTTGCTGACAAGTGGCTGAGATGATCTTGTGAATATTTGCATATCAAATCGACAATGGCTTTTTCTTCCCACCGACTCCCTAACAGTGATTATTAGTGAGGCATTGAAGCCTGTGTTCCCCTCAGTGATTAGCAAGGCTAGATCAGTGTACAAGCAGGATGACAGGAGAGTAATGGGAAAAAAAGAAGTTGTTCTTGCTTAATTCTACTGTATATACTTAATGTAACACAAAGCAAACCTGTTTTGCGTTATAATCATTAATTCAATTTACAAATGAATATGTACAAGAACAAGCCTTGCTGAAAAATAACTTTCTACGAATTCATTGATATCTAGCAGAGGTGaaaacaattattttgttttgttttcagaagCTGTAATCTACAGACTACTAACTTGGATTTCCGCCATGGCAGATAGCCCAGAACTGGAAATGCCCCGTTACTAACAGCATTACTATCTTCCCTTTTGACAGTGTGCTTACTGAACCTAAAGCTGGAAGAGTTTCATCTTTAAACCAGGCTTTGAAAGTTGCATCAAGAGTCTGGAGAAACACCTACATGCTCAACAATatataaagaataaaaataatgaagaatTGTTGTCTATATTCTCCTGTACCAATGCTGCGTCAAAACACATTGCTCTCTGAAACTGCACACATAATCATCGGCAGAACCTATGAGACTAGTCATAAACTATTACCAAACTCTGAGTTAATTGTTCCTTTCTGCCCATGTCATGAGATCTTCTGTCTTTTGTTAAGAGGACCCCTTTCCAAGGATCCATCCCTTTTTCTTATCATGAACCACCTTGAAATACAGATAACAGGGATAACCCTTTTCCATGACATTTTAGGATTTAGTTCTAGTCTGAGCCTTTCAGGTTGATTGTTAAAGTTCATTAATTGCAGAAGATCATCAACATAGTGGGGAGGACTGTATATTGGGTCACCGAGGCCATGCTCAGGAGAGCATATCTGACTTGATTCCCCTATGCAATTGACGGGCGTACGGATACCATTTGATGAAGCACCTGCTTGCTCACACATATCGAGCAATGGATAATCCCAGATATATTGACTAGGACTTTCTATCATTGTTGACTCTGATATGCGAGGAAAGCGTTCTATGAGAGAGTTCTCATCATCAGATCTGCTTACCTCTTCCCACTGATCAAATGCACGTGCAACTAACTTTTGGGCATTCTTCTGTAATGagttaaaaataacataaaatacaTTAGACTCGaaagattctttaaaaaaaaaagaagagatatTGATGTTTTTAAGATATGGGAGAGACATGCCTGTTCATCATCGGATAGCATACTCATAGGAAAGTATTGGGATTCCTTAATTAATCCCTTCACTTGTCCGATCACATCAAATACAACTCCATTGTTTTGTTGTAAATTACGATCGATGTAAATGTAGACCCCttcatcaattaaacatttctTTGCATTGCCTGTTATTTCCTCCCATATCTTAGACCTGACATTGAGTATCTGCACATAATTTTATGATCACGATCCCCGGCTATAGCAGGCAACAGAACATATATTATTTgttgtgaattgtgatcatAACAAGAGTCCAGAGAAGGCATCACTTgcgtttattttaatatgttttccTGTCCATAATGATTATTGATTGATGAATTTACACAGAAGTGCAAGGAACAGGCATGTGGATAGACATACTAATGTGTCTGTAGGTGATACAGGATACTCACAATATCCATGATAATTTTAGTGAATTTTTAATGGCAATAGGTTCTTGCACAGTTGACTAAAACTGAACCATCAGATTGTACATGTCCTCCTTTTATCAAAACCGAAGAGCTTTCTTAAATATTCAAGTTACCAAGTTTTATAATAGTTGCAACTATTTGGATAACAACAATAGTTATGGATCAGGTAttttgttctattttttgattagAAGAACAAAAACTGGACAGTAATGAGATTAATGATGAGGGGGTGCGCTTGAGATGTGAAGAATATAAGGAAGATAAGAAAGGATGATAATTGAGTGATTCTAATTTGTGGAAAGCACTGAGCAATAATCATACTCatctttctcattttttttgtcTCGTATTGTTTCATAACTCACTTTACTAATCTAGTTCTTATTCATTTCCTTCATATTAAAATCTTGCAGTCACAAGACAGTTTACCTACAGTAGCACACAGACAATATGCACCTAGAAATAGCTGAAATGAGATGAAAGAGAATTGTAGACTTACCTCGCGgagtctttttggatttgtATTGAGGAGTACTAAAAGATCCTTCACAGTAAATATGCTTTGATCATTCAGACGCTTTCTTCCATGTTTGCCAATATGTTTCAGCCGTGATACCTTATCAGGCAAAGATGGTACCTCTTTCTTCTCATTTGCTGAAAAATTAACCGATTCTGAATGTTAATTAGTGCACAGGAGAGTGCTTCAAAAAaacaatttcttttattatgatTGTAAGTTTCAACCGGCAGATGAATTGCCGGAGAAAAGCAGAAAGTCTATGCCTTACAAACAGATATGAAAGCAGAAAGTCTAGGCTTACAAACAGAGATGAATATGCAACAATCTCAGCTGAACCTTATCAATATTATGCTTAATCTTGCCAAAAATTTAATTCACTTGTAATCAGCTGCTAAAATGTAATCTGATAGTAATGACTACCTATGTTTAATAGTAAACCAGAAGTTGAATCCAAATTCCtttaaaagaatttgaagattCAGTTTCCCTATCCAGCTACTTATTATATTAGGCCATCATGTAATGAATGTAACCTGTCAATTGTCAGATGGCTTCCATAAATGGTCCATattgatgtgtgtgtgtgtgtgtaaagaaATTCATATTGAAAGTGATTTGAACTTTGAAAGTACTCACATTCAGTGCGATTGTCTTTAACTACGAAGGATTTTGTATTTGCTGGCTCTATTGTAGTTCCAGGAAAACTATTCACAGCTCTTGCCCCAAGGCACAACTTCGAATTTCTCATCCATTGTGAATTTTGTGTGAAAGAAAGATTAGTAATGCTGCTGATGCCTTCTTTAAGCTTCAGGGTAGTAGTACCTTGAAGTACTGATTTCTTTCCTTCCATTTCAGTTACAATTCTGTTGTTGAAGTCTTCTGATTTCCCATTGCATTCTCTATGACCAGCATAATCACCCTCAAGAACCAGTATCTCAACCTTCGCTGCAGCTTCAGGTCCAGTTTTTACAACCTCTTCGGTTAGGCTGTCAACTAAAGCTAAGTTGATAGAGATACCTCCTTCTCCTTTAATTTTACGGCTAGTGAGGACTGGGGAACTTATATTTTGCATGAACTTCAGACGCAAGCGTCGTGGCTCAGAAGTACTCCCTTGTTTACTTAGACTGCTGAGGAAAAagtgatttaatatttagtaaGATAAAAACCACTACCTTAGAGGTTACACTATTGACAAAAAACTCAGGCACACAAACTCAAATCTAATCAATAATACCCCCACACCATTGTATATGATGCATGAGATTCTCTTGTACCGATTCAATTTCCTCTTTTACCTGGATACAAACACAGCATGAATGTAATTATTTCTGCTGCCATCATGATTATCATAATCtgcaatatatatgtaatacCTGGGGTTTTAGCTTTTTAAACTTGTAAAAACTCAGATATAAATTTGTCTATAAAATTTGCATGACACAGAGTAGAATGAATAATCTAAAAATGAAAACCACAAGGTTTGAGAAAGGGTAAAGCAGGATAAAGCAGCTATACTCAAGTGATTGTCAAAATCCTTTAGAGGTAAAGAAGTAGAGGTCAAAATCGTCAAAAGGGTAGTAAAAAAGCACCAGAACAAGCACACACATACCTCCACTTAGGGCTGTTATTCGGTCCGGgcgagccgagtttcgagccgggcataattcgagccgagttttatttagtcgagccgagccggctcgtttaagaaaacgagcctaaatctttgcccgaactcgactcgtttattttcacgagtcgagtcgagctggctcgtttagctaaacgagccgagtttaacgagtcgggcgagccggctcgtttaatttaacactaaatcgaGCCTAAAACGCTACCCGAATCCGACTCGTTAATTTTCACGAGTCTAGCCGAGCCAGCTCGTTTAACGAAACGAGCCAAAACCTCTGCCCGGACTCgagctcgtttaactaaacgagccgagccgagcccatcaaaacgagttcgagccgggcgagctcgtgAGCTGCCCGGATCGGATTACAGCACTACCTCCACTCCAACATAACTtccaatcaaaatttattttttggatGGGAGTTGATAAACGTAGGGCCAAAGGCcagagttatatatatttaacttcAACACATGTATATATCAGAAGTTAtgttttatttctaaaataataatacaaacaACTTGTAAACATATGAAGTAAATAAAGATAATTGTATTCCCCTCTGTCGCCATAGATATCATCTTATTGAACCTTCATTTGGTCTCTTATATAGATATAATACTATGTAGTGTCAAAAATCAGAAGTTTAGACATCTCCAAAGATCTTTTTGCAGGGGTTGAGCACCCTTTAAGACGATATACATACATGATATAAAATAGTACATATTTAAATGTGCAGAAAGGAACTCGACTGTCATGTTTCTTAACATATGAATatgtttaaagtttttttttgtcacatgaATATGTTTAAAGTTTAAATATGAACTACCAAGAAAAAGAGTTTAAATATGGAAGACTATGCAGCAGAATATCAAGTTCTAGCCTCTGAAGAGGGGTGCCAAAGCAAGTCCAATGTTTGTGCTAAAATGGATGGAGCTTTGCTATAATTTAGGATCAAAAAGTGAGTTTTTGTGCAAAAATAACACCATGTCTCTCATGCATTGTTCTAAATCTTGTTTCATATTGAACTAATGTCCAAATCTACCACacttttaaatacaaatttaaataacttTTAACTAACTGACACTTTCAATTTTTATCCATTTCCCTCccattttttaactttttgaaAGTAACATTTATATCACAATCTATCTTTTGTTCTGTATATATCACAAATCACAATATTGTGCTATTTtagcacaatttttttttgctaaatattaatttttatagtaTGAACTCCACTACAGGATTAAGAAGGGTATACCCCAATACGAACACGAAGATCAAACAATGACAGAGTCCAAAGAGACCAGCAACAACACCCCACCAGTGGAAAGCCAGAATTTAACTACAGAAGAAGAGCTAAAAATGTCTAGTAAAGGAGAGAAGCCATGCTCAGGTGTGTAGCAACAACTTTGTTAAAATTACCACAATAGTTAGATTACCATTGGAGGAGTGAATTTCAGTTTCtgttttataatatagatatagaaaAGCCCACCATTGGACTTGCCCTCATGTAGTccttcaattaattttaacaatttcTTTATAGATTCAAATAAAAGAAACCGCCTTAATGAATAAAGTGTGCATACATCACACTCTACTCGGGCTTTATCACGAGTCAGACATATCTACTAGTGACACATACCGCACATATGTGCCTACGCCTATACTACAAAATTTACTCGGACTTTATCACGAGCGAGACATATCTACCAGTGACACATACCGCACATACGTGCTTATGCGTATACTACAAAATCTACTTTTGTTCGGTTTCCGTCTAAGGAAAGACATCAGGTTCCACAAACAGAAGTCTAATGTAGTAAATAAACTGAAAATAACGGCATAAAGTTAAAGAATCCGAATATGCAAGTCGAATATGGAAACAACAACATAGTATTATAATTGGGCAGCGGTccacagccattaatggctgtggAGCCGAACACATAGTTTTTGGGCCGCTGGACCAGgatcataataaaattttaatatgtccagcGTTTTTTAATGGAATccccgtccagcgctaaaaaagcactggacatattaaaattttactatgATCTATGTTAATTAACTCGTCCCTGGCATATAACTGCCAGGGACCCGGACCCAttataattaaacataaatCAAGAATAAATCGGGACTTACAACTTTACGAACTAAATCCCCCATGACCGGAACAATAACACGCTCTATAGTCCGTACAATCAACAGCTCCAGCCTCTCCCTTAAAAAACAgcatcaaaacataaaacatcaAAGAAATTTCAGACAACTACAAAACCAAGTACGAGTGTGTAAATATATGTTTACTTACTTGCTGATATGAATGATTCTCGTCAAGTCATCATCTTCACTAGTGTTGTTCTGTTGTAAACCCATGTTGTTGGTGGGCCCAGCTGGCTGTTTTGACATTCTCGGATTCACTAACCGTCTTACTACTACTTGTGTTCTGTTGATGACACACagtatatgtgtatgtgtgtagaTATTATAGACGCGAGAAAACCGCGTGGGTGTGGAAAAATACATTACTAAACTGCAAGCACACACAGAGGAAACACTTTTTGATGTAGGCTTGCTGCTTCTCCTCAGGTCAACCccatatctttttattttaagttattattGCTTTCTGTTTTTGGTTTTAAAACTAgataattatatcaaaaattaattgcCGTCTTCTCTTTGTTGTTATTGTTAGTTGAAAGGATGGTATCATATATGACGTggtatgatatatataatgagAATTCGATAAGTATGTTTAAAAgttttataagatataattttatatattagttgaatatatttctatttgaaaacaaaaaaatttgatgtattatatttttatagaaaTCTTAAATCTCTGTCAAATAATGTAAAATGATTATAAAAGTATTATGGGTTTGATTCAAGTTCGAAGGTTATTATGAGATCGCATCTATGATCGATTGTTCAGAACAGTCAAATGAAAACCAATCGAACGAAGATAagtttatatattcaaatcattttaaaatctCTAGATTGCCTTTCAAGAAGAAAAGATTCAATAGCGATATTTTTCGacgtctgtccaatttcgattgtaTTTATAAATATCGTATGTCCTTAAAAAGAGAGAATAAGTGAAACATTGACTTTGAAAAAGTTTTGATAGTActctaataattttatattgttatttttctggcaaaaaaaatatctttgatttaatatttcttatactGAAACTAAGCATAACGAAAATATCGTTCATCCCAAATTTTTTGTCACATTTATTTGTTAatagtttttgatatttttaaaatcttaaatactCTGCATCATTTTTCtggttttattaaattttaagtttCTACCCATAATGTAGTTCCGTGAATGTAtttctaagagcaactccaagagtTGCTCCACCGTCTCCCTATAAAAACTATTATAATAAACACTCTTAACCTATTTATGCTTAGAATGAGAGTGATGACTCCAACAGCTCTCCTCAACATCTACTTTAGTCATTTATAAAAGGGACAGAAATATCTGAGGAGGAGTGAAATGATTGATAGGTTTTGGAGGGAACtaacacatattaatataaaactagTTTAGGAGTCCATATGTACTCCTCTCTACTGAGGAGAGTCTTGCAGCTCCTGATTATTTAGGAGGGAGTAGAGAGGCTCTTGGAGTCAAATTTTACATCACATTCATTATAATATGACTTAGGGGGCAAGGTGGGGAGTCTCTTGCTGTTGCTCTAAATATAGTGTTTTccgttcaaatatttttttaaatgaactAGAGTCGAACCGGGTCTCCCGAAACAACAGACGATAAATCCATATACTCGTTTTTTAGATTATTTAGTTGCTCAcgtaataattaaaacaaacttAAAAA
Coding sequences:
- the LOC108219785 gene encoding calmodulin-binding protein 60 A isoform X4, with amino-acid sequence MVWGLSKQGSTSEPRRLRLKFMQNISSPVLTSRKIKGEGGISINLALVDSLTEEVVKTGPEAAAKVEILVLEGDYAGHRECNGKSEDFNNRIVTEMEGKKSVLQGTTTLKLKEGISSITNLSFTQNSQWMRNSKLCLGARAVNSFPGTTIEPANTKSFVVKDNRTESNEKKEVPSLPDKVSRLKHIGKHGRKRLNDQSIFTVKDLLVLLNTNPKRLREILNVRSKIWEEITGNAKKCLIDEGVYIYIDRNLQQNNGVVFDVIGQVKGLIKESQYFPMSMLSDDEQKNAQKLVARAFDQWEEVSRSDDENSLIERFPRISESTMIESPSQYIWDYPLLDMCEQAGASSNGIRTPVNCIGESSQICSPEHGLGDPIYSPPHYVDDLLQLMNFNNQPERLRLELNPKMSWKRVIPVICISRWFMIRKRDGSLERGPLNKRQKIS
- the LOC108219785 gene encoding calmodulin-binding protein 60 A isoform X3, whose amino-acid sequence is MVWGSLSKQGSTSEPRRLRLKFMQNISSPVLTSRKIKGEGGISINLALVDSLTEEVVKTGPEAAAKVEILVLEGDYAGHRECNGKSEDFNNRIVTEMEGKKSVLQGTTTLKLKEGISSITNLSFTQNSQWMRNSKLCLGARAVNSFPGTTIEPANTKSFVVKDNRTESNEKKEVPSLPDKVSRLKHIGKHGRKRLNDQSIFTVKDLLVLLNTNPKRLREILNVRSKIWEEITGNAKKCLIDEGVYIYIDRNLQQNNGVVFDVIGQVKGLIKESQYFPMSMLSDDEQKNAQKLVARAFDQWEEVSRSDDENSLIERFPRISESTMIESPSQYIWDYPLLDMCEQAGASSNGIRTPVNCIGESSQICSPEHGLGDPIYSPPHYVDDLLQLMNFNNQPERLRLELNPKMSWKRVIPVICISRWFMIRKRDGSLERGPLNKRQKIS
- the LOC108219785 gene encoding calmodulin-binding protein 60 A isoform X2 — translated: MYFSTPTRFSRVYNIYTHTHILCVINRTQVVVRRLVNPRMSKQPAGPTNNMGLQQNNTSEDDDLTRIIHISKERLELLIVRTIERVIVPVMGDLVRKVVKEEIESVQENLMHHIQCLSKQGSTSEPRRLRLKFMQNISSPVLTSRKIKGEGGISINLALVDSLTEEVVKTGPEAAAKVEILVLEGDYAGHRECNGKSEDFNNRIVTEMEGKKSVLQGTTTLKLKEGISSITNLSFTQNSQWMRNSKLCLGARAVNSFPGTTIEPANTKSFVVKDNRTESNEKKEVPSLPDKVSRLKHIGKHGRKRLNDQSIFTVKDLLVLLNTNPKRLREILNVRSKIWEEITGNAKKCLIDEGVYIYIDRNLQQNNGVVFDVIGQVKGLIKESQYFPMSMLSDDEQKNAQKLVARAFDQWEEVSRSDDENSLIERFPRISESTMIESPSQYIWDYPLLDMCEQAGASSNGIRTPVNCIGESSQICSPEHGLGDPIYSPPHYVDDLLQLMNFNNQPERLRLELNPKMSWKRVIPVICISRWFMIRKRDGSLERGPLNKRQKIS
- the LOC108219785 gene encoding calmodulin-binding protein 60 A isoform X1; its protein translation is MYFSTPTRFSRVYNIYTHTHILCVINRTQVVVRRLVNPRMSKQPAGPTNNMGLQQNNTSEDDDLTRIIHISKERLELLIVRTIERVIVPVMGDLVRKVVKEEIESVQENLMHHIQCSLSKQGSTSEPRRLRLKFMQNISSPVLTSRKIKGEGGISINLALVDSLTEEVVKTGPEAAAKVEILVLEGDYAGHRECNGKSEDFNNRIVTEMEGKKSVLQGTTTLKLKEGISSITNLSFTQNSQWMRNSKLCLGARAVNSFPGTTIEPANTKSFVVKDNRTESNEKKEVPSLPDKVSRLKHIGKHGRKRLNDQSIFTVKDLLVLLNTNPKRLREILNVRSKIWEEITGNAKKCLIDEGVYIYIDRNLQQNNGVVFDVIGQVKGLIKESQYFPMSMLSDDEQKNAQKLVARAFDQWEEVSRSDDENSLIERFPRISESTMIESPSQYIWDYPLLDMCEQAGASSNGIRTPVNCIGESSQICSPEHGLGDPIYSPPHYVDDLLQLMNFNNQPERLRLELNPKMSWKRVIPVICISRWFMIRKRDGSLERGPLNKRQKIS